The genomic region CGCTCGGCATGCCGGCGAGGTCGGCGGCGTGCTTGCCGGCGTCGGCCCCCAGCGCGGGGACCGGCTGCTTGGCCTTCACCCCGCCGGCGCGACCCTTGGCCTCGGTGCCGGCCCAGGTCTGCAGCAGCGCCTGGGTGTTCTCGTCCTCGCGGGCGAGCATGTCGGTGATGTCGGCGATCTTCTTGCGCAGCGGCGTCGGGTCGATGCCGTGGGCGGTGTTGTAGGCGACCTGCTTCTCGCGACGCCGGTTGGTCTCCTCGATCGCCTTCTCCATCGAGGGGGTGATCTTGTCGGCGTACATGTGCACCTGACCGGAGACGTTGCGCGCCGCGCGCCCGATCGTCTGGATCAGCGACTTGTCCGAGCGCAGGAACCCCTCCTTGTCGGCGTCGAGGATCGCGACCAACGACACCTCGGGCAGGTCGAGGCCCTCGCGGAGCAGGTTGATGCCGACCAGGACGTCGTACTCGCCGAGGCGCAGGTCGCGCAGCAGCTCGATGCGCTTGAGGGTGTCGACCTCGGAGTGCAGGTAGCGGGTGCGGATGCCGGCGTCGAGGAGGTAGTCGGTGAGGTCCTCGGACATCTTCTTGGTGAGCGTGGTGACCAGGACCCGCTCGTGACGCTCGGTGCGCAGCCGGATCTCGTGGATCAGGTCGTCGATCTGTCCCTTGGTCGGCTTGACCACGACCTCGGGGTCGATCAGGCCGGTCGGGCGGATGATCTGCTCGACGGTGTCGCCGCCGACCTTGTCGAGCTCGTAGTCGCCGGGGGTCGCGGAGAGGTAGATCGTCTGCCCGATGCGCTCGAGGAACTCCTCCCAGCGCAGCGGCCGGTTGTCCATCGCGCTGGGCAGGCGGAACCCGTGGTCGACCAGGTTGCGCTTGCGCGACATGTCGCCCTCGTACATCCCGCCGATCTGCGGGACCGCGACGTGGGACTCGTCCACGACGAGCACGAAGTCCTCGGGGAAGTAGTCGAGCAGGGTGTTGGGGGCGCTGCCGGGGGCGCGGCCGTCCATGTGCATCGAGTAGTTCTCGATGCCCGAGCAGGAGCCGACCTGGCGCATCATCTCGATGTCGTAGGTGGTGCGCATCCGCAGCCGCTGGGCCTCCAGCAGCTTGCCCTCGCGCTCGAACTTCGCGAGCTGCTGCTCGAGCTCGGCCTCGATGCCGGCGATCGCGCGCTCCATGCGCTCGGGGCCGGCGATGTAGTGCGAGGCCGGGAAGACGTGGAGCTCCTCGTCCTCGGTCAGCACCTCGCCGGTGACGGCGTGCAGCGTCATCAGCCGCTCGATCTCGTCGCCGAAGAACTCGATGCGCACGGCGTGCTCCTCATAGACCGGGAAGATCTCGAGGGTGTCGCCGCGGACCCGGAAGGTGCCGCGGGTGAAGGACATGTCGTTGCGGGTGTACTGGATCTCGACGAGGCGGCGCAGGATCGAGTCGCGGTCGTGCTCCTCGCCGACGCGCAGGCGCAGCATCCGGTCGACGTACTCCTGCGGGGTGCCGAGGCCGTAGATGCAGGAGACCGTCGAGACCACGATCACGTCGCGGCGGGTCAGCAGCGAGTTGGTCGCGCTGTGCCGCAGCCGCTCGACCTCCTCGTTGATCGAGGAGTCCTTCTCGATGTAGGTGTCGGTCTGCGGGACGTAGGCCTCGGGCTGGTAGTAGTCGTAGTAGCTGACGAAGTACTCGATGGCGTTGTCGGGGAACAGCTGGCGCAGCTCGTTGGCGAACTGTGCGGCGAGGGTCTTGTTGGGCTGGAGCACCAGCACCGGGCGCTGCACCTGCTCGGCCACCCACGCCACCGTGGCGGTCTTGCCGGTGCCGGTGGCGCCGAGCAGGACGATGTCTTGGACCCCGGCGTTGACCCGCTTGGTGATCTCCGCGATCGCCGACGGCTGGTCGCCGGAGGGTGAGTAGTCGGAGACGACCTTGAAGGGCGCCACGCGGCGTTCGAGATCGGTGACCGGTCGCATGACACCGAGCCTAGACGCGACCCCCCGACAACCTGGACGGGCGCTTCGTGGCGGCGTTGACTAGGTTGGCTCCGTGACGAGTCCCGCCGCGCGCACCGACCGCCTGTTGCTGATCCTGCGCAGGACGCTCGGCTCGTTGGTCGCCGCGCCGTTCGCGGTCGCGATCGCGATGTCGCTGGTCGACTCCTACCGCCGCCGCGGCAAGAAGCCGAAGCCGTTCCCGGTCACGCCGCCGCGCAGCGTGGACGTCGGCGACGGCACGATCACGACCTACACCTACGGCGCCGACCTCTACGCCGACATGCTCGCCGCCATCGAGGGCGCGAAGCGCCAGGTGCTGTTCGAGACCTACCTGTGGAAGGGCGACGAGGTCGGCGAGCGGTTCAAGCGCGCGCTGGCCGACGCCGCCCGGCGCGGCGTGGAGGTGTACTGCATCTACGACGGCTTCGGGAACCTCGTCGTCTCCCCGCGGTTCAAGCGCTTCCCGCGCCCCATGAAGGTCCTGCGCTTCCCGTCGTACGCCGCCGGCTGGCGCTTCTTCGACGTCACCCGCTACGGCCGCGACCACCGCAAGATCCTGGTGGTGGACGACTCCGAGGCGTTCGTGGGCGGCTACAACATCGGCTCGGCGTACGAGACCGAGTGGCGCGACACCCACATCCGGGTCACCGGCCCGGCGGTGTGGGACCTCAAGCGGGCCTTCGCCGACTTCTGGAACCTCAACCGCCGCCGGCGGCTGCGCGCCAGCGAGCCGCCGCTGCTGCTGGACACCGCCTCCACCTGGGAGCCGCAGATCCGGGTGCACCGCAACGTGCCCCGGCTGTGGATGTTCCCGATCCGCAACCTCTACCTCGAGGCGATCGCCCGCTCCTACCGGCGGGTCTGGCTGACCACCGCCTACTTCCTGCCCGACCAGGACTTCGTCGACACGCTCCGGACGGCGGCGCTGCGCGGGGTCGACGTGCGGCTCCTCGTGCCCCTGAAGTCCAACCACGTCGTGGCCGACTGGATCTCGCGCGGCTACTACAGCCAGCTGCTCGACGCCGGGGTGCGGATCTTCCGCTACCGCGACGCGATGGTCCACGCGAAGACCATGACCATCGACGGCAGCTGGAGCACGGTCGGCACCGCGAACATCGACCGGCTCAGCCTCCAGGGCAACTACGAGATCAACATCGAGATCTTCGACGAGGGCCTGGCGCAGAACCTGGAGGAGATCTTCTCCGTCGACCAGTCCCACTCCCTCGAGCTCACCGCGGGCGAGTGGGCCGCGCGCGACCTGCACCGCAAGTTCACCGAGTACGTGCTCGCCCCGCTGCGTCCGCTGCTCTGAGGCATCGCGCTCAGCCGACCCCGTTGATCTGGTCGACCGCCCCCTGGGCGTCCCCGACGTCGTAGTGGTCGATCGCCACGAAGTTGGGGATCTGGCCGCGCTCGCGCCAGCACTGCTCCAGGCGCGACAGCACCGCCTCCTCGGAGTTCACCCGCCGGGCGCTGGCGACCTTGGTGGCGAACCCGCTGAGCCAGTGGTTGACCAGGAACAGCGGCGCGGTCGCGCGGCCGCGGAACAGCTCGCAGCTGAAGTCGCTGGGACGCTCGAAGGAGTACGGCGTGTCCTGGGACCAGATCGTGGCGTCGATGATCCAGGGGTACTCCTCCCCGCCGCCGACGTTCTCGTGCAGCACGACCACCCGGTGGCCGGACTCGCCCATCTCCGCCAGCGTCGGCCACGGCTCGCCGGGCACCGGGGTGTGGACGTAGGGCAGCAGGCCCGCGTCGTCGAAGACCTTCGCGGTGTCCTCCGGGCTGACCTCGTCCTGGATGAAGAAGGTCACCACCTCGCGGGGGTTGGCCTCCAGCCACGCCTCGACCTCGGTCATCAGCGGCGTCCACGGGGTCGAGCCCAGCTCGCACAGCGCATGGCACAGGTACGGCTCCGGCTCCCCCGTCGGCTCCAGCGACAGCGCCGAGCGCACCCGCAGCGCCGACTCGACCACTGCCTCGCCATACAGCTCACGGGCCTCGGCCAGGGCCTGGTCGCGCCCGTCCTCGGCGGTGGCAGTGACGCCCTCGCGGTCGGTGGGCTGGCCGTACCAGGAGTCGATGAGGAACACCCGGACGCCGTCCTCGAGCTGCCCCATCACGCCGGTCGGCTGCTCGCCGAGGAACCAGCCTGACTCGTCGACGGCCGACATCGAGTTGTGCGTGGCGACCTGGGCGATCTCGTCGTAGCGCCGGTCGCAGAGCTCGACGTACCCGTTGCAACCGGGCTCGGGTGCGCTCGCCGCGGGGTAGGTCGTACCGGCCGGCCAGCCACCGAGGACCAGCGTCCCGGCGATCAACAGCGCCGCGAGGCCACCGGCGAGGGCCCGCAGCACCGGCCCGTGGGCACGTCCGGGGCGTGCCGACACGCGGTCGACATAGGTGATGAGCGAGCGCGCCAGCTCCAGCAGCCCGAAGAGCGTGAGGGCCACGCCCAGGGCGGCGAGCACCGCGGCGAGCATCTGGAGCGGGCGTGCGACCAGCAGCACGCCGAGCAGGACGAGCGCCGCGCCGCGCACGGCAGTGGCCCGTGGGGTCCCGGTGCCCAGCGCGAGCTCGCGGCCGCGTGCGGCGAGCGCGGCCGGCGACTGCCGCGCCTCCGGCGTGGAGACCAGGACCGTGAGGAGGGCGACCGCCCCGACGACGGCGGTGGTGCGCCACAGCGCGTCGTCGAGCTCGTCCCAGATCGCCAGCACAAGCGCCCCGGACAGGTCGTCGTCGAGCTGCGCACCGAGGACGGCGCCGGTGACGACGTTGCCGACGACCAGGAGCGCGACCACGACGAGCGCGCCCTCGCCGACCGTGCGCAGCGCGGTGTCCCAGGTGCGGCGTCGTACCAGCCCCGCGCCGGCCAGGAGCAGCACCCCGAGCAGCGGCAGCAGCCAGGACAGCAGCGAGATGGCCTGGGCGGTCTCGATCAGCTCGGCGGTGAGCTCCTGTCCGCCGAACGCCGACAGCGTGACCTCGAGGTCGTCGGGGATCTTCGCGCCCGCGTCGGGCGCGACCTCGCGCAGCGCGGTGACGAGCACGGCGGCGACGTCGGCGATGCGCAGCACCACCTGGTCCTGGTCGGTGGAGACCAGGGCGCCGTGCAGCGGCTCGAGCACCGAGCGCACCACCGGCCCGAGCGCGTCGCTCGCGATCAGCGCGCTCGCCGTGGACTCGACCAGGGGACGCAGGGCGCCCAGCTCCGGCTCGACCTCGAGGACCTGGTCGGTCAGGGCGACGCCGAGGTGCCGGGCGACCGCCGGGTCCGCGCGCACCGCGTCGGCGTGCTCGGCGAAGGCGCCGCCGTCGACGACCTCACGGTTCACGACGCCGGCGAGGACCCCGACGAAGAGGCACAGCACCCCGAGGACCGTCAGCAGCCGCACGAGCCAGCGGGCAGGCGGGCTCAGGACCGGCCGCTCGACGGGCTGCTCGAGCGGCGGCGGGTCCTCGTGTGCGGCCACGTGCGGAGCCTAGTGCGTCTCGACCGCACGGTGCGCTGCTCGACCGGCCCAGCGCCTCAGCGCCGCCGGACCTGGGCGGGCAGGTGGGTGCGGGGTGCCATCCGGGGTCCGTGGCGGGGCCGACGCAGCCCGGCGACGACCAGCAGCAGCGGCACCCGTCCGCGCTGGGGGCGCCAGGGCTCGAGGAACACCTCGAGCTCGGCGTCGTCGAACGGGGTGCCGGTCAGCGCCCAGCCGACGTCCTTGGCCACGTGGTAGTCGCCGAAGGACACCGCATCGGGGTCGCCGTGCGCACGCTGGCGCACCTCCGCACTGGTCCAGACGCCGATGCCCGGGAGGGATCGCAGCCGGCGATCCACCTCCTCGCCCGGCAGGCCGACCGTGCGCTCGAGGGCCTCCGCGACCCGGGCGGCCGTCACGATCGCACGCGAGCGGGCGCCGTCGACGTGCATCTGCAGCCAGGCCCACGACGGGACGCGGCGCAGCGCTTCGGCACCCGGCTGGACGCGCAGCCGGCGGTCGGCGCCGGGGCCAGGCGCCGGCTCGCCGTAGCGCTGGACCAGCATCCGGAAGCCGGCGAACGCCTCCTGGCCGGTCACCTTCTGCTCGAGCACCGCCGGCACCAGGGCCTCGAGCACCAGTCCGGTGCGCCCGAGGCGCAGGTGCGGGTGGCGCCGCCACGCCTCCTCCAGCACCGGGTGCCGGGGCTCGAAGCCGCGCCAGTCGTCGCTGTCCCCGAGCAGGTCCGGGACCGAGGCCAGGGCCCAGTCGGCCCCCGGGCCCCAGGCCCGCGCGTGGATCTCGCCGAGGTCGCGGCGCGCGTGCAGGACCAGGGTCGCCGGGCCCTCCGGCGTACCGATCCCGCGCCAGTGGCGGCCCGCCTCGTCCACCTGGTAGGTCGGGTCCCCCGGCCCGCGGCGCAGCGCGCGCATCGTCTGCGGGGTGGCCGGCCACGACGGGCGCCACACCCGCTCGCGGGCGGTGGAGGTGCTCACCCCTCGACGCTAACCCGCCCCGCCGACAGGTGGTCGTCGGGGCCGATCACGGCGACGCGATGACCCGGTCCCGGGCTGGTCGGCTGACGGCGGTGTTCTGCGGTCACCGGCTGGCAGCTGCGCACCGCTGTCTCGCCCGTCGAGCCCCGGATACCTGCAACACGTTCTAGTCTGCGACACATGACGCTGCAGATCTCCGACCACCGGCGGGTGCGCACCCTCGTGCTCGACCGTCCCGAGGCCCTCAACGCCTTCGACGAGGCCTTGTACGACGCGACCGCGGAGGCACTGCTGGATGCGGCGGCGGATCCGGGGGTCGCCGTGGTGCTGCTGACGGGGGCGGGCCGCGGGTTCAGCGCGGGCACCGACCTGCGCGAGATGCACGCGCGGGCGACCGACCCGGGGTTCGTGCCGGGCAAGCACGGGTTCGTGGGGCTGCTGGACGCCCTCGTGGAGTTCCCCAAGCCGCTGGTGTGCGCGGTCAACGGGATCGGGATCGGCATCGGGGCGACGATCCTCGGCTTCGCCGATCTCGCGTTCATGGCGAGCACCGCGCGGCTGAAGTGCCCGTTCACCTCGCTGGGCGTGGCGCCCGAGGCGGCGTCGTCCTACCTCTTCCCGCGGCTCGTCGGGCGCCAGGACGCCGCCTGGATGCTGATGTCCTCGGAGTGGATCGGCGCGGCCCAGGCGCGCGAGATGGGCCTGGTGTGGCGGGTCTGCGAGCCCGACGACCTGCTCGGCGAGGCGACCCGGCACGCCGAGGTGCTCGCCGCTCGCCCGATCTCGAGCCTCGTCGCGGTCAAGCGCACGATGACCGCGCCCCTGCGCGCCCACGTCGACGCGGCCCGCGAGCGGGAGAACGCCGCGTTCGCCGAGCTCATGGGCGGCCCTGCCAACCTCGAGGCGCTGACCGCCTTCGCCGAGGGCCGCGAGGCCGACTTCACCGCCCTGCCGCCCGGCTGGTGACCACGAAGGCGGTCACCAGCCGGGCGGCGAGAGCAGCAGGCACATTCAGGCGGCCGGCACGTGCGGGAACAGCTGGCGCAGCAGGTCGGTGATCGTCACGACGCCGACCACGTCGCCCGCGTCCTCGACCAGCACCAGGTGGCTGCTGTCGCGACGCATCCGCGCGAGGGCGTCGTACACAGTCATCGTCGCGGCGAACCGCGCCGTGGGACGCACGAGCTCCTCGAACGAGTCGTGCTCAGCCAGCGCCAGCGTGTCGCGCACGTGCACCGCGCTCTCGACGCGGCCGTTGGGCTCGGCGACCAGGATCCGCAGGTGCCCGGAGGCGCGGGAGGCCTCCTGCACCTGGGCGACGGTGCCCGAGCGGGGCACCGAGACCACCGGCGCCGGGCGCACGATGTCGGCCAGGGTCATGGTCTGCAGCTCCAGCGCGCCCGAGAGCTGCGCGGAGTAGCTCGCGTCCAGCGCACCCACGTTGGCGGAGTGCTCGACCAGCTGTCGCAGCGCCGCCGGGTCCTGGCCGGTGGAGACCGTGTCGGAGGCGTCCACGCCGACCCGGCGCAGACACCAGTTCGCGGCCTCGTTGAGCCCGCGCAGCAGCGGACGGGTCGTCCACATGAACGCCCGCATCGGGATCGCGAGCATGATCGCGGAGCGCTCGGGGTGGGCGATCGCCCACGACTTCGGGGCCATCTCGCCCACGACCAGGTGCAGGAAGGTCACGATGATCAGCGCCAGCACGAAGCCGGCCACGTCGGCGACCCAGGAGGCCATCCCCCAGTCCGCGAACAGCGGGGTCAGCCAGTGGTGCACGGCCGGCTTGGTGATCGCACCCAGGGCCAGGGTGCAGACAGTGATGCCGAGCTGGGAGCCGGCCAGGAGCAGCGTGAGCTCCGAGGAGCTGCGCAGCGCGGCGCGGGCCGAGCGGCTGGTCGTGGCGGCGTCCTCGAGACGGTGCCGGCGGGCCGCGATCAGGGCGAACTCGACCGCGACGAAGAAGGCGCTCAGCGCGATGATGGCGACGGTGGCGAGGGCCACCACCCAGGGGCTCTCCATCAGGAACGGCCCTCCTCGACCAGGTGTGCGAAGCCGGTCGCGAGCGTGAGCCGCACCGACGCCG from Nocardioides sp. dk884 harbors:
- a CDS encoding DNA-3-methyladenine glycosylase family protein; this translates as MSTSTARERVWRPSWPATPQTMRALRRGPGDPTYQVDEAGRHWRGIGTPEGPATLVLHARRDLGEIHARAWGPGADWALASVPDLLGDSDDWRGFEPRHPVLEEAWRRHPHLRLGRTGLVLEALVPAVLEQKVTGQEAFAGFRMLVQRYGEPAPGPGADRRLRVQPGAEALRRVPSWAWLQMHVDGARSRAIVTAARVAEALERTVGLPGEEVDRRLRSLPGIGVWTSAEVRQRAHGDPDAVSFGDYHVAKDVGWALTGTPFDDAELEVFLEPWRPQRGRVPLLLVVAGLRRPRHGPRMAPRTHLPAQVRRR
- the uvrB gene encoding excinuclease ABC subunit UvrB, translated to MRPVTDLERRVAPFKVVSDYSPSGDQPSAIAEITKRVNAGVQDIVLLGATGTGKTATVAWVAEQVQRPVLVLQPNKTLAAQFANELRQLFPDNAIEYFVSYYDYYQPEAYVPQTDTYIEKDSSINEEVERLRHSATNSLLTRRDVIVVSTVSCIYGLGTPQEYVDRMLRLRVGEEHDRDSILRRLVEIQYTRNDMSFTRGTFRVRGDTLEIFPVYEEHAVRIEFFGDEIERLMTLHAVTGEVLTEDEELHVFPASHYIAGPERMERAIAGIEAELEQQLAKFEREGKLLEAQRLRMRTTYDIEMMRQVGSCSGIENYSMHMDGRAPGSAPNTLLDYFPEDFVLVVDESHVAVPQIGGMYEGDMSRKRNLVDHGFRLPSAMDNRPLRWEEFLERIGQTIYLSATPGDYELDKVGGDTVEQIIRPTGLIDPEVVVKPTKGQIDDLIHEIRLRTERHERVLVTTLTKKMSEDLTDYLLDAGIRTRYLHSEVDTLKRIELLRDLRLGEYDVLVGINLLREGLDLPEVSLVAILDADKEGFLRSDKSLIQTIGRAARNVSGQVHMYADKITPSMEKAIEETNRRREKQVAYNTAHGIDPTPLRKKIADITDMLAREDENTQALLQTWAGTEAKGRAGGVKAKQPVPALGADAGKHAADLAGMPSADLAQLVQDLTDQMRNAAAELQFEVAARLRDEISELKKELRQMIEATK
- a CDS encoding phospholipase D-like domain-containing protein translates to MTSPAARTDRLLLILRRTLGSLVAAPFAVAIAMSLVDSYRRRGKKPKPFPVTPPRSVDVGDGTITTYTYGADLYADMLAAIEGAKRQVLFETYLWKGDEVGERFKRALADAARRGVEVYCIYDGFGNLVVSPRFKRFPRPMKVLRFPSYAAGWRFFDVTRYGRDHRKILVVDDSEAFVGGYNIGSAYETEWRDTHIRVTGPAVWDLKRAFADFWNLNRRRRLRASEPPLLLDTASTWEPQIRVHRNVPRLWMFPIRNLYLEAIARSYRRVWLTTAYFLPDQDFVDTLRTAALRGVDVRLLVPLKSNHVVADWISRGYYSQLLDAGVRIFRYRDAMVHAKTMTIDGSWSTVGTANIDRLSLQGNYEINIEIFDEGLAQNLEEIFSVDQSHSLELTAGEWAARDLHRKFTEYVLAPLRPLL
- a CDS encoding enoyl-CoA hydratase/isomerase family protein produces the protein MTLQISDHRRVRTLVLDRPEALNAFDEALYDATAEALLDAAADPGVAVVLLTGAGRGFSAGTDLREMHARATDPGFVPGKHGFVGLLDALVEFPKPLVCAVNGIGIGIGATILGFADLAFMASTARLKCPFTSLGVAPEAASSYLFPRLVGRQDAAWMLMSSEWIGAAQAREMGLVWRVCEPDDLLGEATRHAEVLAARPISSLVAVKRTMTAPLRAHVDAARERENAAFAELMGGPANLEALTAFAEGREADFTALPPGW
- a CDS encoding hemolysin family protein; amino-acid sequence: MESPWVVALATVAIIALSAFFVAVEFALIAARRHRLEDAATTSRSARAALRSSSELTLLLAGSQLGITVCTLALGAITKPAVHHWLTPLFADWGMASWVADVAGFVLALIIVTFLHLVVGEMAPKSWAIAHPERSAIMLAIPMRAFMWTTRPLLRGLNEAANWCLRRVGVDASDTVSTGQDPAALRQLVEHSANVGALDASYSAQLSGALELQTMTLADIVRPAPVVSVPRSGTVAQVQEASRASGHLRILVAEPNGRVESAVHVRDTLALAEHDSFEELVRPTARFAATMTVYDALARMRRDSSHLVLVEDAGDVVGVVTITDLLRQLFPHVPAA